Proteins from one Rosa chinensis cultivar Old Blush chromosome 7, RchiOBHm-V2, whole genome shotgun sequence genomic window:
- the LOC112179795 gene encoding AT-hook motif nuclear-localized protein 8: MDSRDAPPQQPPPQQPNMMVGPNSYPSPMANPNPNNTATATANSNNNNSSAAMLGGGGPNSGRFQFNTVAQQQPASKPQPLDSMSPSPFDGSLRPCGGGGGSAGFSIDSSTASAGKKKRGRPRKYSPDGNIALGLAPTQIPASAPVAAAAGPHGESSGTMSSDPPAKKNRGRPPGSGKKQLDALGAGGVGFTPHVIMVQAGEDIASKVMSFSQQGPRTVCILSANGPIGNVTLRQPSMSGGTVTYEGRFEIISLSGSYLFSENNGNRSRTGGLSVSLAGSDGSVLGGGVAGMLLAAGPVQVIVGSFIAEGKKSSSNLLKSGPSSPPPSQMLNFGAPMTAASPSSQGGGSTESSDENGSSPLNKAPPVLYSNPSQPMHNITMYQQLWAGQTQQ, from the exons ATGGATTCCCGGGACGCCCCGCCGCAGCAGCCTCCGCCACAGCAACCCAACATGATGGTGGGCCCCAATTCCTACCCTTCCCCCATGGCCAACCCCAACCCCAACAACACCGCTACCGCCACCGccaacagcaacaacaacaactcctCGGCCGCGATGTTGGGCGGCGGCGGGCCGAATTCGGGTCGGTTCCAGTTCAACACGGTGGCCCAGCAGCAGCCCGCATCGAAGCCGCAGCCGCTCGATTCCATGAGCCCGAGCCCGTTCGACGGATCGTTGAGGCcgtgcggcggcggcggcggcagcGCAGGGTTTAGCATCGACTCTTCTACGGCCTCGGCGGGGAAGAAGAAGCGAGGGAGGCCCAGAAAGTACTCCCCTGATGGCAACATTGCATTGGGATTGGCGCCAACTCAGATTCCTGCCTCGGCTCCCGTTGCGGCCGCCGCCGGCCCCCACGGAGAATCGAGCGGCACCATGTCGTCGGATCCCCCTGCCAAGAAGAACAGGGGGCGCCCGCCGGGCTCCGGAAAGAAGCAGCTCGACGCTTTGG GAGCTGGTGGAGTTGGGTTCACGCCTCATGTCATTATGGTGCAAGCCGGCGAG GATATAGCATCAAAGGTTATGTCCTTTTCACAGCAAGGACCACGCACAGTTTGTATCCTTTCTGCAAATGGTCCAATCGGCAATGTTACCCTTCGCCAGCCATCAATGTCTGGTGGTACAGTCACATATGAG GGTCGATTTGAGATTATTTCTCTGTCAGGCTCCTACTTGTTCTCTGAAAATAATGGTAACCGCAGCAGAACTGGTGGTTTGAGTGTGTCCCTGGCAGGGTCTGATGGTTCAGTGCTGGGCGGTGGAGTTGCGGGCATGCTATTGGCAGCAGGCCCGGTACAG GTGATTGTGGGTAGCTTTATTGCGGAAGGGAaaaaatctagctccaatttgCTAAAATCCGGGCCTTCTTCTCCACCACCATCTCAAATGTTGAACTTTGGTGCACCTATGACAGCAGCTAGCCCTTCCTCTCAAGGAGGAGGCTCAACTGAGTCGTCTGATGAGAATGGTAGTAGCCCTCTTAACAAGGCGCCACCTGTGCTTTACAGTAACCCTAGTCAACCCATGCATAATATCACGATGTACCAACAATTATGGGCTGGGCAAACTCAACAGTGA